One segment of Solanum stenotomum isolate F172 chromosome 1, ASM1918654v1, whole genome shotgun sequence DNA contains the following:
- the LOC125871460 gene encoding bZIP transcription factor 29 gives MAGDNDEGNSDMVQRLQSSFGTSSSSLPKQLQPISMNQLDIPQLTTSQFRGQMRQFSPNFGVENSKRVGIPPSHPQMPPISPYSQIPVTRPGNQQMGMQNFTSAGPSHSRSLSQPAFFSLDSLPPLSPSPYRESPSTSMSDPISADVSMGDQDGNSHSLLPPTPFSRCNSSRAGESLPPRKAHRRSNSDIPFGFSAIMQSSPPLVPLRSPGALERSVPSRDNSGGKPVQLVKRESMWERGNDYNNVEGMGERKSEGEVVDDLFSAYMNLDNIDAFNSSGTDEKLGIENREDLDSRASGTKTNGGDSSDNEATSSVNDSSSGSMQKREGVKRSAVADIAPTTRHYRSVSMDSFMGKLNFIDDSPKLPPSPGPRPGQLSPTNSLDGNSNSFSLEFGNGEFSGAELKKIMANEKLAEIALADPKRAKRILANRQSAARSKERKMRYIAELEHKVQTLQTEATTLSAQLTLLQRDATGLTSQNSELKFRLQAMEQQAQLRDALNEALTAEVQRLKIATAELSADASKFHQLSLNPQMFQSQQQQSNQRNMHQLQQQQQSSQQQQHAQARQQLNSSTTSKHESK, from the exons ATGGCTGGTGACAATGACGAAGGTAATAGTGATATGGTCCAGAGACTTCAATCATCATTTGGGACATCATCTTCTTCACTTCCTAAACAGCTTCAACCTATTTCGATGAACCAATTGGACATACCCCAGTTGACAACCTCTCAATTTAGGGGTCAAATGAGGCAATTTTCTCCCAATTTTGGTGTTGAAAATAGTAAAAGAGTAGGTATACCGCCTTCTCACCCGCAAATGCCCCCTATTTCACCATATTCTCAGATCCCTGTAACCAGGCCAGGGAATCAGCAAATGGGTATGCAGAACTTTACTAGTGCAGGGCCATCGCATTCGCGATCTTTATCACAACCAGCGTTTTTCTCACTGGATTCCTTGCCTCCCTTGAGCCCTTCACCGTATAGGGAATCCCCATCCACGTCTATGTCTGACCCGATATCTGCTGATGTCTCAATGGGTGATCAGGATGGCAATTCACATTCTTTATTGCCGCCTACGCCTTTCTCTAGGTGTAATTCATCAAGGGCAGGGGAGAGTCTTCCTCCTCGTAAGGCTCATAGGAGGTCTAATAGTGATATACCATTCGGTTTTTCTGCTATAATGCAGTCCTCGCCACCACTTGTTCCGTTAAGGAGTCCTGGTGCTCTTGAAAGGTCAGTTCCTTCAAGGGATAATTCGGGTGGTAAACCAGTTCAGTTGGTTAAACGTGAATCTATGTGGGAAAGAGGAAATGATTATAACAATGTTGAAGGGATGGGTGAGAGGAAATCCGAAGGAGAAGTTGTGGATGACTTATTTTCTGCGTATATGAATTTGGACAACATTGATGCATTTAACTCTTCGGGAACTGATGAGAAGCTGGGTATTGAGAACCGTGAAGATTTAGATAGTAGAGCGAGTGGTACAAAGACGAATGGTGGTGATAGCAGTGATAATGAAGCTACAAGCAGTGTCAATGACAGCAGCAGCGGCAGTATGCAGAAGAGGGAAGGGGTCAAAAGGAGTGCTGTGGCAGATATTGCTCCGACCACTAGACACTACAGGAGTGTTTCGATGGATAGTTTTATGGGGAAGTTAAACTTCATTGATGATTCACCAAAGTTGCCTCCATCTCCTGGACCACGCCCAGGCCAACTCTCACCAACCAATTCACTTGATGGAAATTCAAACAGTTTCAGTTTGGAATTTGGAAATGGTGAATTTAGTGGAGCTGAATTGAAGAAAATTATGGCAAATGAAAAACTTGCAGAGATAGCTTTAGCAGATCCAAAACGAGCCAAAAG GATTTTAGCCAACCGTCAATCTGCTGCTCGTtctaaagaaagaaagatgagATACATTGCAGAGTTAGAACACAAGGTTCAGACATTGCAGACTGAAGCCACCACATTATCTGCTCAATTGACCCTCTTGCAG AGAGATGCGACTGGGCTAACAAGCCAAAATAGTGAACTGAAGTTTCGTTTGCAAGCCATGGAACAGCAAGCTCAACTTCGTGATG CTCTAAATGAAGCATTAACTGCTGAAGTACAACGCTTGAAGATTGCAACCGCAGAGCTTAGTGCAGACGCTTCCAAGTTTCATCAGCTATCTCTAAATCCTCAGATGTTCCAGTCACAGCAGCAACAATCTAATCAGCGAAACATGCATCAGTTGCAGCAGCAACAACAATCATCtcagcaacaacaacatgctcaaGCACGACAACAACTCAACAGCTCTACAACTTCAAAGCATGAATCAAAGTAG